The Clostridia bacterium DNA segment GGACAAACTACTTCGAAAAGGTATTTAGCGGTGCTAAGCCAATCATCGCTGTTGCAATCAGTATCATTAATTATGTACTATTTCCGGATTGTGCATATTTTAACGCATTTGGTGCAGTAGGAATTGCTATTATACTAGATATATTAACGAAATATCTAGCGCTATCAAAAATTGGCGGAGGATTTAGAGCAGCAACAAAGTGTAGGATTATTGATTCTAACAAACTATGGAAGGGCACTAGCATTAAGCTGGTGTCCTATTTAGTTGTATTCATTCTTGCCGGTTTATCGTATCGAGTTACGATGCTGACGCAAGTGAGCGTATTCTTGGCTACTATTATCTATTCTGTGATATTTCTAAGGGAAGCACAAAGTATACTAGAAAACCTTTGCGACGCAGGCGCTGACATGAAATGGCTATTAGTTTGGACGAAGAAAAAAGAAAAGCAAATATTAGAGGATGATGATATTGACAATAGCTCAGGGGACGGAGGCCCCACGATATGAAACCATTTGCAGAATTTAGAATAACCAGTCCGTATGGACCAAGGATTCACCCAATCACGAAAAAGCAATCTTTCCATACTGGCATCGATTTGGTGGTGGGACCGCACAAGTCGCCTATCAAGGCTTTTGTTCCAGGAACCGTTGTCCATGCAAAAATGGCAGAAAGTGGAACCGGTCTTGGTGGCTATGGAATTGTAGTGGCAATTGTAGATTCCTTTGGAGCGCTACACATGTATGCACATCTTAACTCTGTAGATGTTAAAAAAGGCGACAATGTAAATGAGTTCCAAATTATTGGCCGCCAAGGTACTACTGGAATTTCAACTGGATCTCATTGCCATTACGAAGTGCGACTGAAGTCCTCGCCGTCTTTTGGATGGGGAACACACACTAATCCAGGCAAATACCTGGAAGAATTGGAGGCAAAGCACATGAGCAAACATTTCAAAGATTTGCCAGAAGACCATTGGGGAGCCGCAGAAGCCGAGTATCTAAATAGCCTAGGAATGCTTAATCCTAACAACGCGGGCAACCTCAGACCATTTGACACCATCACACGCATTGAAACAGTTGCACTGATAGCCAGAGCTGTCAGATTGCTAAGCAAGAAAGGGGAATAACATGTTTTCAAATATCGATATATTAGAGGTAATTATCCGAGTGCTGGCCATCCTGTTGATGGCGTTTGTTTTGCCCTGGATCACCAAGAAGGTTGGAGCCGAGAACTATGCCAAGCTCCTGCAAGCGATTAAGTTGGCAGTAAATGCCGCAGAGCAGGTATTCTCGGACCCTGGCAGCGGAGCCAAGAAGAAACAATGGGTGCTAGACTTTATCAACTCTAAATTTAAAATAAAAGAGGACGATGTTGAACGGTTGCTTGAAGCTTTTGTATATGAAATAAACAAAGACAAGCTGGAGCCGCTTATCTATGAGGCGACACTAGATAATACAGTAGAGTAAACCATAGACCCCCGTGATGGGGGCCTTTTTAATTTTGCAGAAATGTAATGCCTGATAATT contains these protein-coding regions:
- a CDS encoding phage holin family protein translates to MRTLLMDWTNYFEKVFSGAKPIIAVAISIINYVLFPDCAYFNAFGAVGIAIILDILTKYLALSKIGGGFRAATKCRIIDSNKLWKGTSIKLVSYLVVFILAGLSYRVTMLTQVSVFLATIIYSVIFLREAQSILENLCDAGADMKWLLVWTKKKEKQILEDDDIDNSSGDGGPTI
- a CDS encoding peptidoglycan DD-metalloendopeptidase family protein — translated: MKPFAEFRITSPYGPRIHPITKKQSFHTGIDLVVGPHKSPIKAFVPGTVVHAKMAESGTGLGGYGIVVAIVDSFGALHMYAHLNSVDVKKGDNVNEFQIIGRQGTTGISTGSHCHYEVRLKSSPSFGWGTHTNPGKYLEELEAKHMSKHFKDLPEDHWGAAEAEYLNSLGMLNPNNAGNLRPFDTITRIETVALIARAVRLLSKKGE